The nucleotide window CTCGTCGTCGTGAGGAAAATCTTCAGGATATTCCGATTGCGGTGACGGCGCTGACATCCGATGCGCTTGAACGTCAGCAGATTTTTGAAACAACCGACCTTGATAATGTGGCACCGAACCTGCAGTTTACCAGTTATGGTCCGCTGTCAGGCAACAACTCCGCGGCTCAGGTCTTTATCCGCGGTATCGGTCAGACCGACCCGACCGGTGCGGTTGACCCGGGTGTCGGTATCTATATTGACGATGTGTATATGGGTCGCTCCGTGGGCGGCGCCATGGACTTTAAGGACATCTCCAGCGTACAGATTCTGCGCGGGCCGCAAGGTACTCTGTTCGGCCGGAACACCATCGGTGGCGCCGTTCTGATTTCCACTAACCTTCCCGGAGACGAACTGGGCGGAACTGTCCGGGCTCGTACTGGTACCGATAACCTGCGCGAACTGTTCGGTGCATTTGATCTGCCGGTCAGTGACACACTGGGGACGCGTTTTTCCATGGGCATGCGTCAGCGTGACGGTTATGTGACCCGCCAGTCTGACGGTGTCGACCTGGGGGATGACGACAGTTATTCCCTGAATGGAACGGTGCGTTGGGAACCGAGCGATTCATTCAGCCTGACCATCCGCGGTGATTATTCCAGTGAAGATGAAAACGGATCCCCCTTTGTCTTCAAGAATATCAATGAGAATGCTGCATTTGTCGCTGCAACAAGTGTTGGAGCCGGATGTCCGGGTGCAACGTTCCCGCCGCCAGCTGTTCCGGTCGATGTTGTAAATCCGGCCTGCGGCAACGATGCAACTTACGACCTGGGACCGTTCACCAACGGCGGTACGGCCAAAGTGTTCAGCTCAACGGAAAACTGGGGTTTTTCCGGCACCGCGGAATATGATTTCAACGACAGTTTGACGCTGAAATCCGTCACGTCTTATCGTGAGCTGGCGTGGTCCGGCGCCCGCGATGCAGACAATACTGCTTTGCCCATCCTGTCCACGGAATATGATAGTACCAGCGAGCAGTTCAGTCAGGAGTTACAGGCGCTATACAGCTCTGACAAGTTGAACGGTGTTGTGGGACTTTATTATTTCGACGAAGACACCCATGACGAAGTGCGTGTACCTGTCGCGCTTCCTATACCGAACATTCTTGGAGGTGGTGATGGCTCCCGCGATCACCAGAGCGTGGATTTGTCCACCGAAAGCTGGGCGGCCTTCACTGAATGGACCTATGACATTACCGACAAGTTGTCACTTTCCGGTGGTCTCCGTTATACTGACGAGACAAAAGGTATGACCCTGATTGCCTTCAACATAGAAGATGTGCATGCACCTGAACCGACGACGTTGCCCACTACTGTTCCGCCGCTGTTTGTTGATCCCAGCCCCCACGAACTGGGTTTCTCTGCGGTAACCGGTACGGCGAAACTTCAGTACCGCTGGAACGATTCCCTGATGACTTATGCAAGTTGGTCGCAGGGTTTCAAGAGTGGTGGTTTCAACCAGCGCTACAACGCACCTCCACCGAACAACCAGCCGATCACTTTTGACGAAGAGAAAGCTCAAAACTACGAGGTCGGTTTCAAGGCAGACGTTGCTGACAACCTGCGCCTGAATGGTGCCGTTTTCCATACCGACTATACGGACATGCAGCTGATTTACCGTCTGGGCGTAGTGCCGCTGCTGTTTAATGCGGGTTCCGCTTCCATCGAAGGTTTCGAGCTCGAGATGACCTGGAATCCAACCGGTCGTTTGCTGGTTGAGGGAAGTGTTGGTTATCTGGATTCATCCATTGACGAGGTTGTCGAGATCGTGGTTCCTGACCAGACAGTGACCGCCACGGTGGACAAGGGCAACAGACTGCCGTTCAGTCCCGAGTGGAAGGCCAATCTTGGGGTCAGCTACTTCTTTGACATTGGTCATGGTCTGGAACTGACACCGCGTGTGGATGTGGTTTACACTTCTGAAATGTACTATGACGCCGCCAATTCCGAAGGGGTTCTGCAGGATGACTACACACTTGTGAATGCCTCCCTGCAGCTTGAAAGCCCGGACAGCGGCTGGCGCGTGACTTTCGGTGTGAATAACCTGACCGACAAGCTCTATCAGGTGGCCGGGAACTCTTCCTTCAGTACTGCAACCGGGTATGAAGAAGTGATCTATGCCCGCAAGCGGAACTGGTATCTGGCTCTGACGGCAGATTTTTGATCTGATAAAAACATAACTCTATCAGCGGCCGGGATTTAGTACAGTCCCGGCCGTTTTTTTTGAATTCAGGCGGCGATACCGAGTCCGGAAGATCATATTCGCTACATGTGCGTTTTTGATTCCTTTCTGTTGCTGTTATGGTTCTGGAATCAGTCTATTATAAAATTTTGGGTTTGACCTCCGGAGGGGGCCAAATTTCTTGGGGGACTGAAGCCGCGAAAGGAATGGCCGGGTATGACCCCGGCCGGGCGCATGATCAAATTACAAAACTAAAGTCTGGGAAAAAGATGAAACAACATTGGTTTTTTAAGGGTATCGCCGGTCTTGCCCTGCTGGCAAGCCTGACGGCATGTGACGACAAAACCGTCAAAACGGCGGACCGGATTGTCAATGCGGAAGCGGAACCCCAAAACTGGCTGAGTTACGGCAGGACCTATTCCGAACAGCGCTTCAGTCCCCTGAAGCAAATTAATGACGGCAATGTAAACGAGCTCGGCCTGGCCTGGTATCATGATCTGGATACCGCCCGGGGCCAGGAAGCCACGCCACTGGTGGTGGACGGGGTGATTTATGTCACCACCGCCTGGAGCAAGGCCAAGGCCTTTGACGGCAAAACCGGGGCCGTACTGTGGGAATATGATCCCGAGGTGCCGCCTGAATGGGCGGTGCGGGTTTGCTGCGATGTGGTCAACCGCGGGACTGCCTACTGGCAGGGCCGGATTTATTTCGGGACCTTGGACGGTCGCCTGATCGCCCTGGATGCCAAAACAGGTGAGCTGGTCTGGGAAAAACAGACTACAGACAAAACCCAGTCCTACAGCATCACCGGCGCCCCCCGTGTTGTTAAAGGTAAAGTGATCATCGGCAACAGTGGCGCTGAATACGGGGTCAGGGGCTATGTTTCTGCCTATGATGCGATGAGCGGCGAAATGGCCTGGCGCTTCTATACGGTGCCTGGCAATCCAGCTGACGGTTTTGAAAATGACGCCATGAAAATGGCTGCCGAAACCTGGAACGGCGAATGGTGGAAACTGGGCGGCGGCGGCACCGTCTGGGACGGTATGGCCTTTGATCCCGAACTGGACCTGCTCTATCTGGGTGTCGGCAACGGCTCTCCCTGGGAACAGTCTGTCCGCAGTCCTGGCGGCGGCGACAACCTGTTCCTGTCTTCCATCGTGGCGGTGCGTCCCGATACCGGTGAATATGTCTGGCACTTCCAGACCACACCGGGGGACAACTGGGACTATACCGCCACCCAGCAGATCACGCTGGCCGATCTGGAGATTGACGGCAAAGTCCGCAAGGTTCTGATGCAGGCGCCGAAAAACGGATTTTTCTATGTGCTGGACCGGCAAACCGGTGACTTTATTTCTGCCGGACCCATTGTGCCCCTGACCTGGGCAACCGGCCTGGATGAGAATGGCCGTCCAATTGAAAATCCCGAGGCGCGGTATAAGGAAACGGGGAAACCCTGGGTGGCCATGCCCGGCCCGATGGGGGCTCATAGCTGGAATCCCATGTCCTATAGCCCGGAAACCGGACTGGTTTATATTCCGACCAATGAGGCCGGTTTTGTCTATGTGTCCGATCCCGACTATAAACCCCTGCCCAAAGGCATGAATCTGGGGGTGGATATGTCGGCGGCTGACCTGCCGGACGATCCGGCCATCAAGCAGGCTGTCAAGGACGGCCTCAGGGGCCACCTGTCGGCCTGGGATCCGGTAACCCAGACAGAAGTCTGGCGGGCCCAGTATCCCGGACCGGGCAACGGCGGCACATTGGCGACGGCCGGAAATCTGGTTTTCCAGGGAACCGCCGGTGCGAATTTTGTCGCCTACAGGGCTGATGACGGAGAAGAGCTCTGGTCCATGCCCGCCCAGACCGGGGTTGTGGCCGGACCGGTCAGCTATGAAATCGACAGCGAACAATATGTGGCCGTCATGGCCGGATGGGGCGGCGTTTTTGCCCTGGCCGTTGGCGAACTCAGTCAAAAGTCGGGTGTTGTCCCCAACGTAAGTCGCCTGCTGGTGTTCAGGCTCGGCGGCCAGGTTGAACTCCCTCCTTTGCCTGAGGCCGAAGAGAGGGAGCTTGATCCTCCGGCCCTGACCGCTGATGCCGCCACCGTGCAAAAGGGTAAATATCTGTTTGGTCAGTTCTGCAGTGCCTGCCACGGCGGTGCCGCCCACAGCGGCGGCGTCCTGCCGGACCTGAGGTACAGCGACGCCCTGCATGACGACCTCTGGTACGATATTGTTCTCGACGGTGTGCTGAAAGAGAACGGAATGGTCAGCTTTGCCGATGTTCTGGACAAGGAAAAAGCCGATATTATCCGGGCTTTTGTCATTGAGCGGGCCCACGTTCTGAAGGCCGAAAAGGCCGCCCGGAAAGACGCAACCACAACACCCTGAGAGGGCGTGTTCAGATGAAAACAGGAAGCCGGGCCATTGGCCCGGCTTTTCAGTTAGGGGTGGTTTTGCTAGTCCTGCAGGACATATTGTCCGGGGGCCTTGTCAATCAGCGGCAGGACAACGCCTGTGGCTCCCATCGTTGGTGGCAGGGCCGGTTCTCCCGACCGTTCGTTGAGCCAGTTTACCCAGGCCGGCCACCAGGAGCCCTCCTGAACGGGCACTTCCTCTACCCAGCTGTCCGGGTCATGATAACGATCCTCGGCTCCTTTTGTGGTAATCTGGTAAGAACGGTTAGGGCGACCGATTTCCGAGACAATGCCGGCGTTATGGCCACCACTGGTCAGCAGGAAGGTGATCTCCGTATCAGACAGCTGGTGGACTTTATACACAGAGCGCCAGGGGGCAACATGGTCCCATTGTGTGCCAACCGCAAAAACGGGAACACGGATGTCGCTGAGCACAGCCGGTTTATCGCCAACTTTATAGCGGCCTGCGGCAAAATCGTTGTTGTGGAACAGCTGACGCAGATATTCACTGTGCATACGGTAGGGCATGCGGGTGGCGTCGGCATTCCAGAACATCAGATCACTGATTTCATGCCGTCTGCCCATCATATAGTCGTGGACCATGCGCGACCAGACCAGGTCATTGGAGCGCAGGATCTGGAAGGCACCAGCCATCTGGTGTGTGTCCAGATAGCCCTTTTCCCACATCATGTCCTCAAGAAAAGTAAGCTCGCTCTCATCAATGAACAGAGTCAGTTCCCCGGCCTCTGTAAAATCAGTCTGGGCGGCAAGCAGGGTCATGGAGGCAAGACGATCATCGCCGTCCCGGGCCATGGCGGCAGCAGCGATGGACAGTAGGGTGCCGCCCAGGCAGTAACCTGTCGCATGAATTTTCCTGTCCGGAAGAACGGCTGAAATAGCGTCCAGCGCCGCCATGATCCCCAACTGGCGGTAATCCTCCATCCCGAGGTTTCTGTCGTTCTCGTCCGGGTTCTTCCAGGAAACCATGAAGACGGTATATCCCTGTTCCGTCAGATATTTCACCAGTGAATTATGCGGGCTGAGGTCAAGAATGTAATATTTCATGATCCAGGCCGGTACGATCAATATCGGTTCCGGCCGGACCGACTTTGTCACCGGTTCATACTGGATCAGCTCAATCAGCCGATTGCGGAAGACCACATTGCCCGGGGTGACCGCCACATCCCTGCCGACTTTATATTTTTCATCTTTCCGCATCTTGCCGTCGGTCATGTCGACCAGGTCTTCCAGATAATTCTGGAATCCCCGCACCAGATTCATGCCCTTTTCCTCCCAGGTAAGCTCGGTGACTTCCGGATTGGTCCAGGGATAGTTGGACGGGGAAAAGATATCCAGCAGCTGGCGGCTGGCGAATTCCAGGACATTCTCATGCTGTTTTGTGACGCCCCTGACGCCGGTTGTTGCATTATACCACCATTGCTGATGCAGCAGAAAGGACTGGTACATCACATTATAGGGCCATTTCTGCCAGGCCTCATCGGAGAAACGCTTGTCCTGGGGCAAGGGTTCGATACAGGGCTTGTGATCTTCCCGGCTCAGAGCGCATTTGGCAGTGAAGGTTGCAAGGCGCGCCGATTTGCGGGCGGCCTTGTTGACCAGTTCCGCCTGCTTGCCCGGTGAAAAGGCAAGATGTACCATCCAGTCCATCCAGGCATTGGTCAGGGCCATGGGGGAGAGGCCGGCGGTGGAGCGGGCCACCATGGCATGGATGGTCCGGTCAAAGGCGTCCGCCAGCGGGTGCTCCGGTGCGCTTTCCCGGGCCGCTGGACGTGTCAGAAGCTGCGCCATTGGTTTCAGGGGCGTGTCGGGGAGAGCGGCGGATTGCTTTTTCACAAGGTTTTGCCCTGTCATTTGAAAGCTCTTTCAGCTGTTAAGTCAGATATAAAAGTATCTTGCGCGGCTGCGACTATAACACATTATGTTGCGATGCAACAGGAATTGTTTGTCATGACCAGGTCTAGGCTGGTGATGAGCCTGCCACAGCCGGCGGGCCAGAACAACATCCTGAATATCCTGTATTTTAAGGCGCTATGGCCTGTTTATGTTTCAGGCGAATTGATGCCGGTCAATTGTGAAACTTTTTTTATACGTTAAGAACAAACCGTCTTTTCGTGTATACTTGATCATAATTGTGCGCGGCAATAATTGTGGAGCAATCCCGACTCATGACAATACGCAATCTGGAAAAACTATTCTCCCCCGGCTCAGTGGCGCTTTTTGGCGCCAGTGACAGGGACGGCTCCATCGGCAAAACCGTCAGGGACAACCTGCAGGGAAATTTTCAGGGCCCGATCTGGCTGGTGAATCCCGGCCACGACGAAATTGCCGGTATCCGCTGTTACCCGGATGCGGACAGCCTGCCGGGTGTGCCGGATCTGGCTGTCATTGCGACACCGCCTCAATTTGTGCCGAAGATCATCTCGGACCTTGGCAAAAAGGGCACCAGGGCGGCAGTTGTAATCACCGCCGGATTCCGCGAGCAGGGGCTGACACAGGACATGCTGGATGCCGCCAAACCTTACGGGCTGAGGATTGTCGGGCCGAACTGCTTTGGCCTGATGGTGCCGGGCATCGGCCTGAACGCCAGTTTTGCCCACACCATGCCGTTGAAAGGGGGGCTCGCCCTTCTGTCCCAGTCCGGCGCCATCATCAGTGCCATTCTGGACTGGTCAAAGGATGCGGGAAAGGGCTTTTCCACCATGGTGTCCATGGGGGATATGGCCGATGTGGACCTTGGCGACATGCTGGATTATCTGGCCGCCGATAGCCGGACCCGGGCCATCCTGATGTATCTGGAACAGGTCACCGATGCCCGGAAATTTATGTCCGCCGCCCGTTCGGCGGCCCGGGTCAAGCCGGTGATTGTCATCAAATCCGGACGTCACGCCGAAGCCGCCAAGGCCGCCCATTCCCATACCGGCGCCCTGGCCGGTTCCGATGCAGTCTATAATGCGGCCTTTCGCCGGGCCGGGGTTTTACGGGTGATTGATCTGGAAGATCTGTTTGACGCTGCGGAAATTCTCAGCCACCTCAAGGCAGTGCACGGGGACCGGCTGGCGATTATTACCAATGGCGGTGGCGCCGGTGTTCTGGCCGTTGACCGGCTGATAGACTTTGGCGGCACTTTGGCGGCCCTGTCGGAAGAGACGAATTCCCGGCTTGGCGAGGTCCTGCCGGAGACCTGGTCGAAAGGAAATCCTGTCGATATCATCGGCGATGCCGGACCGCAGCGGTATGAGGATGCCATGGAGATCGTGCTTGATGACCCGGGGGTGGACGCGGTCATGGTCATCAACTGCCCAACCGCCCTGGCGTCGAGCGCGGAGGCGGCCGAGGCTACCCTCAGAAGCATTGACCGGAACAACCGGAAATATGCCCATCCCAAGGCCATCCTGACGTCCTGGCTCGGGGACGGCGCCGCCCATGAGGCAAGGGCCCTGTTTGCGGATGCGGGATATTCCACATTTACGACGCCTGAAGATGCGGTGCGGGGGTTCAGCTATCTGACCCGCCACGCCAAAGACCAGAAAGCCCTGATGCAGACACCGCCCAGCCTGCCGGAGGGATTTCATGCCGATCCGCAGGCGGCGCGCCGGGTGATCGACGAGGCACGCGCTGCCGGGCGAACTTTACTTACCGAACCGGAGGCCAAGCAGGTTCTGAAAGCTTACGGCATACCGACGGTCGAGACGGTGATTGTAACCTCTCCGGAAGAGGCCGGGACTACGGCCGGCAGGATTATCGGACCGGACGTGAAAGATGTGGCTCTGAAGATCCTGTCCGGCGATATTTCCCACAAATCAGACCTTGGCGGGGTGGTGCTGGGGCTTTCCAGTCCGCAGGCCGTCCGGGATGCGGCGAAGGAGATGCTCGACCGGATCAGCCAGGCGATGCCGGCGGCGGCGATAGAAGGATTTACCGTTCAGCCCATGATCCGTCGTCCGGGGGCCCATGAGCTGATTATCGGGGTGAGCGAGGACGTGACCTTCGGTCCGGTGATTATGTTTGGCGCCGGCGGGACGGCCGTGGAGGTGATCCGGGACACGGCCATGGCCCTGCCGCCGCTTGACCTGAAGCTTGCCCGCGACCTGATGGAGGAAACAAGGGTTTTCAAATTGTTGCGGGGCTATCGGGACCGGCCACCCGCAGATTTGTCAGCCATCGCCCTGACCCTGGTGCGCATATCACAGATGATTGCCGAACTACCGGAAATCACCGAGCTGGATATCAATCCGCTGCTGGCGGATGAAAAGGGAGTGATTGCCCTGGATGCCCGGATTGTGGCCGACGGAACGGCCTGTCCTACCGGTAAACTTAATCCCCGTTTTGCCATACGGCCCTATCCGTCGGAATGGGAGCGGATGGAAACCCTGCCGGAAGGCAGGACTGTCCTGATCCGGCCCATAAGGCCGGAAGACGAGCGCTTTTATGATGTCTTTATGGAGAAAACAGATCCCGAGGACATCCGGATGCGGCTTTTTGTGCCCATGCGCCGGCTCGAGCATGAATTCATCGCCCGTCTGACCCAGATCGATTATGCCCGCGCCATGGCCTTTATCGCTATCGATCCGGACTCAAATGAAATGCTTGGGATTTCCCGCCTGTCTGCCGATCCGGACAATGTGCGGGCGGAATATGCCGTTATTACCCGCAGCGATGTCAAGGGACATGGGCTCGGCTGGGCGCTGATGCAACAGTTGATTAAATATGCAGAGGCTGAAAAGATCAGGGAGCTTTGGGGGCAGGTGGCTGTCGAAAACCAGACCATGCTGAAAATGTGCCGGGAACTCGGGTTCTATGTTCATCAGGATCCAACGGACGCCTCGCTGCGACTGGTGACCCTGCCGCTGGACATGCCGGACTGACGGTAAACCGTTCGCCGGGGCCTATTGTTTATCGGAAAGTTCGCCGACTTCGAGGATCGGGGAGGCGTCCAGCTCTTCGGCATCCATCATTGCGGCAACACGCTGCAGGGAACTGACCAACATCTGGCGTTCCCAGCTTTCCAGTTTACGGTACTGGCGCAAAAAGCCGGACTGCAGCAGTTCCGGGGCTTCCTCCAGGCGCTTGCGGCCTTCCTCGGTCAGGCAGACATCGACAATACGACGGTCTTCCTCGCTTCGGGTGCGCCGGACGAGGCCGGCCTTTTCGAGCCGGTCAAGGATCGAGGTAATGGTGGCCTGGCTGAGGGCGACATTCCGGGCGATATTGCTTGGCGACAATTTTCCTTCCTTGCGCAATGTCTGCATGACCACAAGCTGCGGAGCGGTCAGGCCGGTTGTTTTGACCAACTGTTTCGACTGCAGGTCAATGGCCCGGATGATGCGCCGGATGGAAACCAGAATGTCGTCATAATCTGTCATGAAGCTCTTTGTCGCCCTTGAGTTAAGGCGACAAATCTAGCGGCAAAAACTTTTACATGCAATCTGTTAGTCGGTTGCCAGATCGACAAGGGTATCGAGCAGCAGGTTGGCCCCGCGTTCCACATCAATCCAGTGGGTCCATTCATCCGGGGCGTGGCTGACACCGTTGACGCTCGGCACAAAAATAAGGCCTGTCTCGGTGATTTCCGTCATGAACTGGGCGTCATGTCCGGCGCCTGACGGCATCAGCATATGACTGTAGCCCCGACCTTCAGCGCGGTTCTTTATGACGTCAACCACCTTGCTGCTGCAGTATTTTGGTTCCAGCCAGCTCATTTGTTCATATTCGAACATCAGGCCGTTCTTGCGGGCAATGGAGGACAGAACCCGGCGGCAGGCGTTGGCCAGTGCTTTCATGACGTCAGCATCAAGATCGCGGCCGACAATGGTGAAGTCCACCTCTCCGGGCACTGTATGGGGAAAACCCGGTTTCAGTTCGACAAAACCGATGGTGATCCGGGACCGGTCGGTGCCTTCCTCGTCAATGATACGCTGGATTTCGTGGGTGAAGTCGGCCAGGCCCAGGAAAGCGTCGCTGCGCATATCCATGGGAGCGGTGCCTGCATGGTCGGCTTTGCCGATCAGGCGCACGAACCATTTGAACACACCCGAGATTCCTTCGACGATGCCGATGGATTTGTGGGTGGCTTCAAGGACCGGCCCCTGTTCCACATGAAGCTCCAGAAAAGCCCTGACCATGTCCGGGTCACGCCGGGCGTGGAGAACGTCGTGATAGTCAAACCCGTGCCGCGCCATGGCGTCCTTGAGCAGTTCGCCGCCGGCATCCTTGGCATTTTCAAGCCAGGCCAGGGTTACCTTTCCGGACAGGGCCTGGGCCCCGAGCATGCCGCCGAAGCGGCCTTCCTCTTCGCTGGTGGCGACAATTTCGACGGGATAGTCCAGATGGATATTGCTTTCCCGGATCGTGCGGATGCACTCAACGCCGGCAATGACGCCCAGGGTGCCGTCGAAGATGCCGCCGGCCGGGACGGAATCAAGATGGGAACCGACCATGACACAGGGTTTGTCCGCAGAGCCGAAGCGGCCGATCACGTTACCGGCCCCGTCCATCCGGGGCTCCATTTCCAGGTCTTTGAAGAGGTCCATAAGCCAGCGGCGGGCTTCCATATCCGCATCGCTGAAGCCCTGCCGGTAAACGCCGCGATCCTGTTCATTGAAGCCGAACTTTGACAGGGTGAGCAGGTCTTTTTCAATTCGTTCAACAGAAACATTGGGCATCGGCCGGAAAATCCTGTGTTGAGTGTTGGGGGATCTTTCCCCGATTATGACATATGAAGTTTCAGAACAAAATATTTGAATACAAAATATAAATCCGTATGATATGGTCTTTGGAAGCGAACCTGTGTTCGTTAATTTGCCCGTAAAGCCGAGTAATTCAGGAGAAACTGGTCGTTTCAGGCGACGCAATGAATCTTTATGGTAATTCGTGTTATAACCATAGCAGTCCTCTTCCTGGCATCCTTGTCTCCAGTACTGGCCGGCCCTCTCCGGATCGCCGATGACGGTTTGTCCGCAGGGTATGTTACCGTGGCCTGGCCGGCGGCATCGGGAACATATTTTCAGCTCGAATTAAAATCAGAGGCTGGCTGGCGCAGCATCTATGCCGGTCCCGACCGGGCCACCACTCTGAGCGGCCTTGCCAACGGAACCTATCTGTTGCGGCTGAAATCTGAAGGCAATGCGCTCGCCGAAAATGATATTCTGGCAATTACGGTCAGGCATCATCCTCTTGACCAGGCGCTCGCCTTCTTCTGGGGTGGAGCCGTGATCTTTGTCGTTCTTGTCACCCTTCTGGCTGTCGGCAACAGCAGGGAGGCGGAGGCCTCCACAAGGCCGGGCGGACGGAGTGAATTTTTATGATGAATGCGGATGCTGTAATGCCGGCGGGCCTTGCCTGGTTCATTATAGGAGCTTTTTCCCTGCTCTGGATCTGGCTCGGCTGGTGGCTGGGACGTAAAAATGACAGCCTTGAAGATTATATGCTTGCCGGGCGCAAGGTCGGCATGGGGTTTGCCGTGGCGACGGCCATGGCGACCTGGGTGACCAGCAATACAACCATGACCGCACCACAACTTGCCTATCAACTTGGTGTCTGGGGTATGGCCGGTTATTCCCTTGGCGCAGTGGGTCTACTTCTTTTTGCTCCCCTGGCCAGGCGGATCCGCAACATGATGCCACAGGGTTATACCAGTGGGGACTTTATCCGCCTGCGATACGGCAGGACGACCTGGCGGGTTTTCCTGCTGATCTCCCTGTTCTACAGTTTCGGCTGGCTGATCAGTCTGGGCATGGCCGGCGGACTTCTGATCAACGCCCTGGCAGGGATTCCCTATGTCTATGGCATGACGGTGATTGTTCTGATTTGTACCCTGTATACGGTATTCGGCGGCCTCCGGGCGGTGATCGGCACCGACTTTGTGCAGACTCTGCTGATCCTGGTGGGGATCATCCTGCTGGCGGTTCTGGTGATCAATGAGGTTGGCTTTGAAGCCATTCACAGCCGTCTTCAGGAAGAACGCCCCGAGCTTCTGAACCTTTTGTTGCCCGCCTCCATCATGTTCCTGTTTAATAATCTGTTTTTCGGCGTCGGCGAGATTTTCCATTCAAATGTCTGGTGGTCACGGGCCTTTGCCTTTGCGCCGGGTGTCGGCTTCAGGGCTTATCTTCTGGCCGGCCTGTTCTGGTTGCCGATCCCCATCGTCGCCGGCTTTATCGCCCTGGCGGCCCCGGCGCTCGGCATTAATGTGCCGTCCCCGGATATGGTGGCGCCGCTGGTGGCCGGAAAGCTGTTCGGCCTGACGGGGGCGATTCTGGTGTTTGTCGTGGTTTTTGCCGCCCTGGCGTCCAGTCTCGACAGTGTTCTGGCGGCGACCAGCGACCTGATCGTG belongs to Emcibacter sp. and includes:
- a CDS encoding bifunctional acetate--CoA ligase family protein/GNAT family N-acetyltransferase codes for the protein MTIRNLEKLFSPGSVALFGASDRDGSIGKTVRDNLQGNFQGPIWLVNPGHDEIAGIRCYPDADSLPGVPDLAVIATPPQFVPKIISDLGKKGTRAAVVITAGFREQGLTQDMLDAAKPYGLRIVGPNCFGLMVPGIGLNASFAHTMPLKGGLALLSQSGAIISAILDWSKDAGKGFSTMVSMGDMADVDLGDMLDYLAADSRTRAILMYLEQVTDARKFMSAARSAARVKPVIVIKSGRHAEAAKAAHSHTGALAGSDAVYNAAFRRAGVLRVIDLEDLFDAAEILSHLKAVHGDRLAIITNGGGAGVLAVDRLIDFGGTLAALSEETNSRLGEVLPETWSKGNPVDIIGDAGPQRYEDAMEIVLDDPGVDAVMVINCPTALASSAEAAEATLRSIDRNNRKYAHPKAILTSWLGDGAAHEARALFADAGYSTFTTPEDAVRGFSYLTRHAKDQKALMQTPPSLPEGFHADPQAARRVIDEARAAGRTLLTEPEAKQVLKAYGIPTVETVIVTSPEEAGTTAGRIIGPDVKDVALKILSGDISHKSDLGGVVLGLSSPQAVRDAAKEMLDRISQAMPAAAIEGFTVQPMIRRPGAHELIIGVSEDVTFGPVIMFGAGGTAVEVIRDTAMALPPLDLKLARDLMEETRVFKLLRGYRDRPPADLSAIALTLVRISQMIAELPEITELDINPLLADEKGVIALDARIVADGTACPTGKLNPRFAIRPYPSEWERMETLPEGRTVLIRPIRPEDERFYDVFMEKTDPEDIRMRLFVPMRRLEHEFIARLTQIDYARAMAFIAIDPDSNEMLGISRLSADPDNVRAEYAVITRSDVKGHGLGWALMQQLIKYAEAEKIRELWGQVAVENQTMLKMCRELGFYVHQDPTDASLRLVTLPLDMPD
- a CDS encoding MarR family transcriptional regulator, whose amino-acid sequence is MTDYDDILVSIRRIIRAIDLQSKQLVKTTGLTAPQLVVMQTLRKEGKLSPSNIARNVALSQATITSILDRLEKAGLVRRTRSEEDRRIVDVCLTEEGRKRLEEAPELLQSGFLRQYRKLESWERQMLVSSLQRVAAMMDAEELDASPILEVGELSDKQ
- a CDS encoding Zn-dependent hydrolase, with protein sequence MPNVSVERIEKDLLTLSKFGFNEQDRGVYRQGFSDADMEARRWLMDLFKDLEMEPRMDGAGNVIGRFGSADKPCVMVGSHLDSVPAGGIFDGTLGVIAGVECIRTIRESNIHLDYPVEIVATSEEEGRFGGMLGAQALSGKVTLAWLENAKDAGGELLKDAMARHGFDYHDVLHARRDPDMVRAFLELHVEQGPVLEATHKSIGIVEGISGVFKWFVRLIGKADHAGTAPMDMRSDAFLGLADFTHEIQRIIDEEGTDRSRITIGFVELKPGFPHTVPGEVDFTIVGRDLDADVMKALANACRRVLSSIARKNGLMFEYEQMSWLEPKYCSSKVVDVIKNRAEGRGYSHMLMPSGAGHDAQFMTEITETGLIFVPSVNGVSHAPDEWTHWIDVERGANLLLDTLVDLATD
- a CDS encoding sodium:solute symporter family protein, which gives rise to MMNADAVMPAGLAWFIIGAFSLLWIWLGWWLGRKNDSLEDYMLAGRKVGMGFAVATAMATWVTSNTTMTAPQLAYQLGVWGMAGYSLGAVGLLLFAPLARRIRNMMPQGYTSGDFIRLRYGRTTWRVFLLISLFYSFGWLISLGMAGGLLINALAGIPYVYGMTVIVLICTLYTVFGGLRAVIGTDFVQTLLILVGIILLAVLVINEVGFEAIHSRLQEERPELLNLLLPASIMFLFNNLFFGVGEIFHSNVWWSRAFAFAPGVGFRAYLLAGLFWLPIPIVAGFIALAAPALGINVPSPDMVAPLVAGKLFGLTGAILVFVVVFAALASSLDSVLAATSDLIVKDIYKGHFRKAAGDAELRKAAVWIILGLGLFTWALSLPRLATLGSLLHFTGAFVASTIWPIAIGLLYRRGGGRLATLAMLAGTASGLYAYFAIGFYVAALVSAAVSMVIMLFAFACRTSFDWARLGENGEIKNGEIK